Genomic segment of Armatimonadota bacterium:
ATGATCGGCTTCGGGTTCTACTATTTCATCGGGAGCGAGATGATGCCTCTTGCCGACGTCGGTCAAGCCTCGGCCCAGCTCGAAATGCAGCCGGGCACCAGCTTTTCCGCCACCAAAGCCGCCGTCCGCCAGCTTGAAACCATCATGAAGGAAGAAGGGGCCGATAAGGGCTGGATCAAGAAGGCGAGTCTCGAAATCGGCAACGAATCGGGTCCCGGCATGCCCCAAGATGTGGCCTACACCGGCTATGGAGTGCGCATGGTCAACGGCGCTTCCGGCATGCTGACCTTTTCCGACAAAGACACCGGGCGCCCCGACGTCTGGCGTATTGTCGATCGAATTCAGAGTCGTGCAATGGCCGAGATTCCAGGCATCCGACGGCTGCAGATCAAGGAAATGGGTAGCGACGTCATGGCGACGTCCCTCGCGCCTGTCGCGTTGGTGCTCTATGGCGACGACCTCAATCAACTCTCCCACCTGGGCGAGGAAGTTCTGGACATCGCCAAAAAGGAAGTCGTCGACCCGCGCACCAAAAAGCCCGACATCGCCCAACCGTTCCTCACGTGGGAGATGACCAAGCCGACCTACACGCTGGTGGTCGACGAAGACAAGGCCGCAGCTCACGGGCTCTCGCCCGCGATGATCTCGCAACAGGCTTACTATGCTCTGCAAGGCGGCCTCACCGAGTCGTTCTATCGCCTACCCAACCGCCGACCGATCTCAATCCAGGTCCGCTATCAAGAGGATGCCCGCAATGACATGAGTCGGCTCGACGAGATGTATGTGACCGGCATGAAGGGCGAGCAGATTCCCTTGCGCGAACTTGTCAGGTTTGAACAGCGCAAGGCCCCGACCCTGATCGAGCACGACCAACTGCGGCGCGCCCTCAACTTCGGCGGCTACTACCGAAAGGAAGGTCGGCCCAGCATGGACGTGACCATGGACCTCCAAATGAAGGCCCAAGCGAAGCTGAACTGGCCCCAAGGCTACGGGATCGAGGCGCGCGGCGACATGACCCAGATGATGGACTCGTTCCGTATCCTTCTCAGTGGTCTTGCCATCGCCCTCGTGCTGATGTACTTCATCCTCGTGGCCCAATTCAACGGCTTCCTCCAGCCTTTGCAGATGATGTTCAGTCTGCCGCTGGAGCTTTCCGGTGTGTTCTTCATGTTATGGCTGATGCACCAGGCATTCAGTACCGTGTCGATCATGGGCGTCATCATCCTGAGCGGCATGGACATCGTGACGGCGATCCTCATGATCGACCTGATCTTGGAGTACCGAAAGTCCGGTGTGCCGAGGAATAAAGCGGTCATTCAGGCCAGCCCGCAACGGCTCCGCCCGATCCTGATGACGACGATCATCACCGTTTCGGTCATGGCCCTGATCGGCTTCCATCCCAAGTCCGGTCTGGATGCCTATCAGCCGATGGGAACCGTCATCGTCGGTGGACTCATCGCGGGAACGATCCTATCGCTGATCGATATTCCGATCATGCACACGCTAGTGGATGATCTGATCCGATGGTTGAAGGTGCGAGTTCTGCGTCAAGATCCCAATTCGCTGGAGCCGATCGAATAAGTTAGTCGGTCGGACTCCAGACCCGAGAAAATTCGAGTTGGGCATCGCGGTCGGGAATCTTTTCAAACCCGTCCGCGACCAGCGAGGTATCCGAGTACCCCTTGCCGATCGCTTCGATCACGACCTCCTGGTTGTGTACCCGAAAGAACAGTCGCCACGGCCCGCACGCCATGCGCCGCCGCCCATCCTTCAGTTGCAAAATGCGTCGGGTGCGGTGCGGGCTTGGGTCCACCGAGAGCAGTTCGAACGCTCGCTCGGAAAAGTCGATTCCTCTTGCCTCCAGCCAAGCTAGCTGGGCCGTGGCCGGCTCGACGACGGATATCGAGTAACGCGGTGCCGCCGCGAGATCGGCTTCCATTGCATCGATCCAACCCATTCGGCTCTCGGGAAAGGCGTCGATGGTGCGAATGTACGGCTTGATGTCGAGGATCGGCGTGCCATCGACCAGATCGAGCGGGCCAACCGTCAGGGTCAGGCCATCGACTCCGAGCAGTTGAACGCAGGTCAGGCCAATAGGATTGGGCCGATGCGGCGCCCGCGTGGCGAACACGCCTCGCCGCACGGCCGCTCCCCGCGGCGGAATCACGCGAGGCCGCCATGTCTGGTTGCGATGGAACCACCAAACCAGCCAAATCCGCTCGAACCCAGCGAGGTCTTGCAAGGCAAGATCGAACTTGTGCCCTTTCAATAGCTCGATTCGGTTCACCTCGCCCGATTCCGAATTCGGCTGGTGTGGCGCGTCGAACTTTAGGGCCATGCCCGTTCGCACGTAGCCGATCGGTTCGCAGGTCAGGCGGTCCACGCTTTCATTGAAGCACAACCGACCGCGTCGCCGCGATGCCGATCTGGGCAATCTCATGCGCGGTTCGGATCGAAGCATCGGTCATGAGCGCTTCGATCTGGTCGCCCGCCACCTGGTCCCGAACCACTTGGCACGTCCGCCGATACTCCTCCTCATCCGATGGGCTCA
This window contains:
- the tsaA gene encoding tRNA (N6-threonylcarbamoyladenosine(37)-N6)-methyltransferase TrmO; the protein is MRLPRSASRRRGRLCFNESVDRLTCEPIGYVRTGMALKFDAPHQPNSESGEVNRIELLKGHKFDLALQDLAGFERIWLVWWFHRNQTWRPRVIPPRGAAVRRGVFATRAPHRPNPIGLTCVQLLGVDGLTLTVGPLDLVDGTPILDIKPYIRTIDAFPESRMGWIDAMEADLAAAPRYSISVVEPATAQLAWLEARGIDFSERAFELLSVDPSPHRTRRILQLKDGRRRMACGPWRLFFRVHNQEVVIEAIGKGYSDTSLVADGFEKIPDRDAQLEFSRVWSPTD